One Bacillota bacterium genomic region harbors:
- the ychF gene encoding redox-regulated ATPase YchF: MKLGIVGLPNVGKSTLFNAITNAGAESANYPFCTIEPNVGVVTVPDERLDVLSKMYNPAKVTPAIIEFVDIAGLVKGASRGEGLGNKFLSHIREVDAIVHVVRCFEDGNITHVDGSIDPLRDMETINLELIFADIEMLERRIDRTKKALKGDKKLEIELELYERVHAALMNSLPARSVEYTKEEKDIMNQVSLLTSKPVVYAANMSEEDFRNNIDNNKHYLALKAQAEKEGAEVLPICAQIEEEISELGDEDKALFLADLNLKQSGLDRMVRVCYSLLGLISYLTAGEKEVRAWTVEKGMKAPQAAGKIHSDFERGFIRAEIVAYKDLIECGSIAAAKEKGLYRSEGKDYIIEDGDVVLFRFNV, from the coding sequence ATGAAACTTGGAATAGTCGGCCTCCCAAACGTCGGTAAGAGCACACTTTTTAACGCAATAACAAATGCAGGAGCGGAATCTGCTAATTATCCTTTCTGTACAATAGAGCCGAATGTCGGTGTCGTTACAGTTCCGGATGAAAGGCTTGATGTCCTTTCAAAAATGTACAATCCCGCCAAAGTCACTCCGGCTATAATCGAGTTTGTCGATATTGCGGGGCTTGTTAAGGGCGCTTCCAGGGGCGAGGGTCTTGGAAACAAGTTTTTGTCCCATATCCGAGAGGTTGACGCGATCGTTCATGTCGTCCGCTGTTTTGAGGACGGCAATATAACGCACGTTGACGGAAGCATCGACCCGCTACGCGATATGGAAACAATAAATCTTGAGCTTATCTTTGCCGATATCGAAATGCTTGAGCGCAGGATCGACCGCACGAAAAAAGCGCTGAAAGGTGACAAAAAGCTTGAAATAGAGCTCGAGTTATATGAACGCGTTCACGCCGCGCTGATGAATTCCCTTCCGGCGCGCAGCGTTGAATATACCAAAGAAGAAAAGGATATAATGAATCAGGTATCTCTTCTGACATCAAAACCAGTGGTATATGCCGCTAATATGAGTGAAGAGGACTTCAGAAACAACATAGATAATAACAAGCATTATCTCGCGCTAAAAGCGCAGGCTGAAAAAGAGGGAGCTGAGGTGCTTCCCATCTGCGCTCAGATAGAAGAGGAGATAAGTGAACTTGGCGATGAGGATAAGGCGCTTTTTCTCGCCGACTTAAACTTAAAACAGTCGGGTCTTGATCGTATGGTGCGTGTCTGCTATTCTCTGCTGGGGCTTATAAGCTATCTAACAGCTGGTGAAAAAGAAGTGCGCGCGTGGACTGTGGAAAAAGGAATGAAAGCGCCGCAGGCCGCAGGAAAGATACACTCAGATTTTGAGCGTGGATTTATCCGTGCCGAGATCGTAGCTTATAAAGATCTTATCGAATGCGGCTCAATCGCAGCTGCTAAGGAAAAAGGTCTTTATCGAAGCGAAGGCAAAGATTATATTATTGAGGACGGAGATGTAGTACTGTTCAGATTCAACGTCTAA